The Oscillospiraceae bacterium genomic sequence TTACAATAGTAAAAGAGGGCGACGATATACTCCGTAAAAAATCCCGCCCCGTAGAGGAAATAACTCCCAGAATAATAACCCTGCTCAACGATATGTACGAAACTCTTACCGATGTGGGAGGTGCTGGTCTTGCGGCAGTACAGGTGGGTGTATTAAGACGTCTTTTTATCGTCATTGACGAGGACGGAAAGCTTTATGAGCTTATAAACCCTGAAATAGTTTCTGCGGAAGGTAAGCAGGAGGAGATGGAAGGCTGTCTTTCTCTGCCGGGCAAATGGGGATATACCGAGCGCCCCGCAAAGGTTACCATACGCGGACTGGACAGAAACGGTGTTATGCAGACCTACACCGGTGAGGGACTTCTTGCCCGCGCATTCTGCCATGAAAACGACCATCTTGACGGCATAATTTACACCGACAAGGCAACCCATATGCTCACTCAGGAGGAGCTGGAGGAATTGGAAGCCGAGCAAAACCGCGAAGAACGCCGTGCAAGACGTCTGAGAAAGCATGGAAGGAATGATTGATTTGAATATACTTTTTATGGGTACGCCCGATTTTGCTTCCGCTTCTCTGGAAGCCATAGCACAGCGTTATTCGGCGCAAAATACCGTAACGGTTGTCACCTCTCCCGACAAGCCCAGAGGACGCTCCATGAAAATGTCCTTTTCGGCGGTAAAGGAGTCTGCGCTGAAACTGGGAATTGAGGTGTTTCAGCCCGAAAACCTTAAAAAAGAGAATTTTGAAGAAACGCTCAACACCCTTAATCCCGATATTATCGTTGTAGCGGCTTACGGAAAGATACTGCCCGAATATGTTTTGAATTACCCCAAATACGGTTGTATCAATGTTCACGCATCTCTTTTGCCCGAGTACCGCGGTGCCGCTCCCATAAACCGCTGTATCATAGACGGAAAAACACAAACGGGAATTACCATCATGAAGATGGAAAAGGGACTTGATACGGGTGATATATTAATGGCTGAAAGCACTCCCATAGGCGAGGACGAAAATGTGGGACAGCTTTTTGACCGCCTTACAGAGATGGGTGCAAGAATGGCGGTTCAAGCCATCGAAAAGCTTGTTAACGGTGAGCTTACCCCGGTAAAGCAGGACGATGCTCTTGCAACCTACGCCGCAAAGCTTGATACCGAAACCCAAACAATAGATTTTTCCCGCGATACCGTAAGTATACGCAATCTTATAAGGGGGCTCAGCCCCTATCCTGCCGCTCTCACAAAGCATGAACAGAGCGGTAAAATAGTAAAAATATTCTCCGCACGTATAAGTGATGAAAAATACCCCGATGCGGTTTTTGGAGAGATTGTGTCTCTTAACAAATCGGTGGGGGTCAAGTGCGGTGACGGAGTTCTTCTTGTGGATGAGCTTGCCATGGAGGGCTCCAAACGCATGAGCGCCGTGGATTTCATCAACGGAAGAAAGGTTTTGAAAGGGGACAGATTTATCTAAATGCCGTTCTTTTATATGGACTACTGGTATGTTATACTTGTTATTCCCGCAGTGATATTTTCTCTTATTGCTCAGGGAATGGTAACATCTACTTTCAACAAATATTCGAAAATTATGGGCAGACGCGGTATTACGGGTGCGGATGCCGCACGCAGAATACTGGATGCCAACGGTTTAAGACACATCCGCATAGAGCCGGTCAGCGGAAATCTCACTGACCACTTTGACCCAAAGGCAGGAGTAATCCGCCTTTCCGAAAGCGTGTACGGCTCCACCTCGGTGGCGGCGATAGGAGTTGCATCCCACGAGGCGGGTCATGCTGTTCAGCACGGTGTGGGATATTTTCCCATAAAGGTGCGTACCGCTATTGTTCCTATTTGCAATATCGGTTCAAATCTTGCAATGCCTCTTGTGATACTGGGGCTTTTACTCAGCTTCGAGGGGCTTGCAATGCTGGGCGTTATGCTTTTCGGACTTGCGGTAGTGTTTCAGCTTGTTACACTCCCCGTTGAGTTCAATGCCAGCCGGAGGGCGCTGAAAATAATAGATGACACCGGTATGCTGGACGACAGTGAGCTTAAAGGCTCCAAAAAGGTGCTTACCGCCGCGGCTATGACATATGTTGCGGCAATGGCGGTTGCGCTGGCTAACTTTTTAAGACTTTTATTCATTGTTACGGGACGGAGCAGAAGAGACTGATGGCTGAACAGATAACTGCACGCAGATTGGCATTTCACTCACTTCTGAAATGCCACAGAGATAAAAAATATTCAAATATCGAGCTTGACAGCGTAATCAGCAAAAATAAGCTTGATCCGCGTGAGCGTGCGCTTCTTACCGCATTGGTTTACGGCGTTATCGAAAAGCGCATAACGCTGGATTTTATAATTTCCCGTCTTTCTTCAAGACCTCTTGATGACATTGTTCCTGCGGTAATGACGGCACTTGAAATGGGTATTTATCAGATACTTTATTTTGACCGCGTGCCGGACAGTGCCGCTTGCAACGAAAGTGTGGAAATAGCAAAAAAGACGGCAGGAAACGGCGCGGCTAATTTTGTAAACGCACTGCTTCGCGAAACGGTGCGCCGTAAGGACAGTATTTTTTCTCTTTTCGACGGACTTGAAGAAAACGAGCGCATGAGTGTGGAGTATTCGGTTCCCGTGTGGATGGTGAAGCTTTTCACAAATTGCTACGGCAGAGAAAAAGCGGTGGAAATACTTCAGGCGTTCGGCGGTAAGTCGTACATGACACTTCATGCAAACACGCTTAAAATCACCCCCCAACAGCTTACCCAAAGGCTTGAAGCCGACGGGATAAAGGCGGTTTGCCGTGAGGATGTAAAAAGCGCCGTTGAGCTTATGCAGAATGTTCCCATTACCGCACTTTCGGGCTATGAGGGACTTTACTTTATTCAGGATGCAGCAAGTCAGCTTGCGGTGCAAAAGCTGGGTGCAAAGCCGGGGGACACAATAATAGACTGTTGTGCCTGCCCGGGCGGAAAGAGCATTGCCTGCGCACTGGATATGAATAACAGCGGAAAAATATTATCCATGGACTTGCACAAAAACAAGCTTTCACTTATCGAAAAAAGCGCAGGTCTTATGGGAGTAGACATCATAACAACTCTTGAACACGACGGCACACAGCCACTTGACGAATATATCGGCAAGGCTGATAAGGTAGTGTGCGACGTGCCCTGCTCGGGACTTGGTGTCGTACATAAAAAGCCCGATATACGCCATAAATCTCCCGAGGATATAGCACGCCTTCCTCAGACGCAAAAGAAAATTCTTGCCGCTTCGGCGCAGTATCTTAAAGTCGGCGGACGTCTCCTTTATTCTACCTGCACGCTGAATAAGGCGGAGAATGAGGATATAACGGATGAGTTTTTAAGCGAAAGCCCCTCATTTAAAAGAATTTTCAGCACCACTTTGTTCCCTGTGCTTAAGGATGAGATGGTGCAAAACGATGGATTTTATATAGATGTACTTGAAAGGGTTATGTGACTTTATGGATTGCCGTAAGGACATAAAAAGCCTTCTGCTCAGTGAATTGCAGGAGGATTTTATCAGTCAAAAAATTGAGAAGTACCGTGCGGCACAGGTTTATTCCTGGCTGTATAAGGGCGTGGATGATTTTGACGATATGAAAAATCTTCCGGTGACGCTTCGCCAAAAGCTGGATGAAAACTATTATATAGAAAAGCTTACCGTCAAAAAAAAGCTGGTGTCAAAAATAGACGGCACCACAAAGTTCCTTTTTGAAACACGCGACGGAGAGCATGTTGAAAGTGTCCTGATGCATTATGAGCACGGGGATTCGGCTTGCATATCCACACAGATAGGCTGTAAAATGGGTTGTACCTTCTGTGCCTCCAGCCATCTGGGCTTTGCCCGAAATCTGACACCGTCGGAAATGCTCAGCCAGATAGATATGATAAGCCGTGAGTGTAACTGCCGTGTGTCAAATGTTGTGCTGATGGGAATAGGCGAGCCGCTGGACAATTACGATAATGTGATAAAGTTTCTCAGATTGCTTAATGCTCCCGAGGGTTTTAATATAGGTTACCGTCACATTTCGCTTTCAACCTGCGGACTTTGTGAAAAAATAGGACAACTGGCAGAGGAAAAGATGCCGCTTACCCTTTCAATTTCACTTCATGCCCCCTTTGACGAAATGCGTACAAAAATGATGCCTGTCAACAAGAAATATAACATAAACAAGCTTATGGATGCCTGTCGCAGCTACCTTGAGGTAACAGGACGGCGGATTTCCTTTGAATACGCACTGATAGGCGGAGTTAACGACAGTGCCGAGTGCGCCGAAAAGCTGGCATCATTACTTAAGGGCATGCTTTGCCATGTAAACCTCATACCCGTCAACACCGTCAAGGAAAGCGGATATGTAAGCAGTACAAATCAGAAAGAATTTATTTCCGTTTTGGAAAAACGCGGTATAAACGTTACCGTGAGGCGCAGAATGGGCGCCGATATAGAGGCCGCGTGCGGTCAGCTGAGAAGGAAAACGGAGGGTTAATATAAAAATGGAATTTTACGGAATGACCGATGTGGGCAGAATGAGAAGCAACAATGAGGACAGCTTCAGAATGTGCCGTTTGCAGTGCGGAGCGGTGCTTGCCGTTGTTTGCGACGGTATGGGCGGCGCTGCGGGCGGAAGCCAGGCCAGCAGTACTGCCTGCGAAACCTTCACAAATGTTATTTTGAATAACGAAAATGTATTTATAGATCCCGAGGGAGGTCTCAAGCCCAAAACCGCCAGAAGTGCAATGCTCACTGCGGTCAATAAGGCGAATACCGCCGTTTACAATATGTCCGTCATGAATTCCGAGCTTACGGGCATGGGAACAACGCTTGCGGCATGCCTTATATACAAGGACACCGTTATGGCAGTAAATGTCGGAGACAGCCGTATTTACGCTGTAAAGGATGAAAAGGCTACACGCATTTCAAAAGACCATTCCTATGTTCAGGCTCTGGTGGATGAGGGCGTCATAACCGAAGAAGAAGCTGAAAATCATCCCAAAAAGAACATTATCATGCGTGCAGTGGGTATAGATGACCACGTAGAAACCGACTTTTTCGTAACGGCGGCGGACATGGACTATATTCTTCTTTGCAGTGACGGTCTCACAAGCTATATCGGCGACAGTGCACTGGGTGACTTTTTCGGCCAAGGAACCCTTGAAAACAAGGTGACTGATATGGTTGATTTTGCCAATAATTCGGGCGGAAGTGACAATATTACCGCCGTGGTAATAGACCTTAAAGGGGGTAATGCGTAATGGAAAACACCGAAAAGTACAATTCTTTTGTAGGCAAGACCCTCGACAACCGTTATAAGGTACTGGAGGTAGTGGGCGTAGGCGGTATGGCGGTGGTGCTTAAGGCACAGGATACCGTTATGAACCGTACGGTTGCCATAAAGGTGCTTAATGACGAATACAACAGAGATGAGTCGGCGGTACAGCGTTTTGTAAATGAATCCAAGGCTGTTGCCATGCTGTCCCACCCCAATATAGTAAATATTTTCGATGTGGCGTTCGGCAGTAACATGAAGTATATTGTCATGGAATACATTGACGGCAAATCGCTGGACGAGTATATGCGTGCCAAGGGTAAAATGACCTGGAAGGATGCGGTGTATATAACCGACCAGATACTTCTTGCGCTGGAGCATGCCCATGAAAAAGGCATTGTTCACAGGGATGTGAAGCCTCAGAATATAATGATTCTTCGCAACGGCTCGGTTAAGGTTGCGGATTTCGGAATTGCTACTCTCCCGAATATTGAAAACATTCCTTCCCAGAACAAGGCGATAGGAACGGTGTATTACATGAGCCCTGAGCAGGCGTGCGGTCAGACAACGGATTTTGCCACCGACCTTTACTCTCTGGGCGTTATGATGTATGAAATGACCACGGGCGTTCTCCCGTTTGACGGCGAAAATACCAATGAAATCGCTTCAAAGCAGGTAAATGAGATGCCACGCGACCCCCGCAGTATTGAAATTACCATTCCCCGCGGACTGGAACAGATAATTCTGCGTGCCATGGAAAAGGACCCCAAGGCGCGTTACGGCTCAGCACACAATATGCGCCGTATGATACAGATTTTGCGTAATAACCCTTCTATCGTTTTTGCGGACGGCTCTAACCGTCCCGGCAATACGGATAGTGTGCATACCACTGAACAGGGTGATAAGAAAAGTGCTACCCAGACTTTTTCAAAGGTGATTCCCGCTACTATTCCCATCAGCAATATCCCTGTCAACCGCAATGAAAAGCCGTCGGGAGATACTCAGCATGTGGATGCGGTGGATGCAGGAAAGAAGAACAGCAGGAAAACCGACCCCGTAAAGCAGGGGACAGGCGAAAACAAAAAGGTCATTAAAAATAATACCGATAATAAAAACAGCAACAAGCGCCCTGTCGGAAAAAACACCATGTTTCCGATTATTCTTGGTGTTGCACTGGCATTTCTTGTGGTAGTGGTTGTGGGCGGAGCAGTGCTTGCCGCATCTATTTTCGAGAACAGTACCGGCGTTGGCACCATATACGAAATCCCCGAATATATCGGCATGGAATATGGCGAGGAGCTTAAAAATAAAATAATCGCCGACAATCTGGTGCTTAAGGACGTAAAATACGAATACGATCTTGAAAGCAGCAAGGACTATGTAGTTGCCCAGAATCCCGCTCCAAACTCAAAACGCAAGACCCGCGACCTTATTCTGACCGTCAGCCTTGGAAGTCGGACAGTTATTATGCAGGACCTTACCATGTGTATTTACACCAAGGCTGAGGTGTACCTCAACAACATGGGTCTCAAGCCGGTTATAAAAAAGGTGAACGACCCCTCGGTTATGGAGAATTATATTATAAAAACCGAACCCGCGCCGGGTGATACCGTTACTGTGGGTGATGAGATAATACTGTATGTAAGCATGGGCGATGACACCGAATTTTACCTTATGCCTGATTTTGTGGGCAGTACAGATGAGGAAACACAGCGCATACTTACCGAAAATAATATTGTAAATGTTGAAAAAGTCATCCGCAAGTCAGACAGACCGACCGGCGAGATACTGGAACAGAATATCGCTCCCGATACCAATATTCCGAAGAAGACCGCAAAACTGATACTGGTGGTGAGCGAATATGATGAATCGCTTGACCCAAATGTTCCCCCGGCGGATTTGCCGGTTTCGGTAATTCCTTCGGAAGAACCTGTTGAAGGTGATACTCAGCCCGAAGAACCTGTTGAAGGTGATAATCGGCCGGAAGAACCTGTTGAAGGTGATACTCAGCCCGAAGAAGCTGTCAGTGACACACCTGCGGGTATTCAGAATCCTGAAGCTTCGGAATTACAGCCTGTTGAACCACAGTTACCCGAACACGTCCCCGAAAATACCCAAATCGCAGGAGAACAGACTGAAATATGAGCGAACAGAAATATTACGGACGTGTTCTGGGCTGTAACGGCGGACTTTACTACGTGGACAGCAAAGACAGAATATACGAATGCTTTGCCAAAGGAACCTTCAGATACGAAAAGCTCACACCTCTTGCGGGGGACAGGGCGGAATTTGTGCTGGAGGGCGATACGGGGTATATAACCGACATTCTGGAGCGTAAGAATGAGCTTATACGTCCCCCGATGGCAAATCTTGACAAGCTTTTTGTTATTTGTGCGGCGAAAAGTCCCATGCCGTCCACCCTCAATATAGACAAGCTGTGCGCCATAGCGCATAATCGCGGTATTGAGGTGGTTATTGTTATAAATAAATGCGAGCTTGATCCCGATACGGCGCGGGAACTGGGCGATGTGTACTCAAAATGCGGGTACAAGACCGTGCTTTTGCAGGACAGCCCTCATGACCCCGAGACGGTAAAGAATAAGCTTCTTGAAGAAACTGTCGGCGGAGTTGTTGCCTTTGCGGGCGCTTCGGGTGTAGGGAAAACCACGGTTATAAATGCACTTTATCCCGATTTTCTGCTTCAGACCGGCGATATCAGCCAAAAAACAGGCAGAGGCAAACACACCACCCGACAGACCAGACTTTTTAAAATTCAAGGACACGATGATGCTTATATAGCGGATACTCCGGGTTTTTCTCTTTTGGATTTTGAACGCTTTTTCTTTTTCCGCAAGGAAGAATTGCCGTATTCGTTTTGCGAATTTGAAAAATATCTGGGAAGCTGTAAATATGTAAAATGTACTCATACAAAAGAAGAGGGCTGTGCTGTGCTGGAGGCGGTCAAAAAAGGAGAAATACCGCTTTCCCGCCACCAAAGCTACCTGGATTTGTATGAAAGTCTGAAAAAACAAAAGGAATGGGAGTTGAAGAAGTCTTGACAGCATATGTTTTTTGCGGCGGAGAATTTTTTGCCGACGGCTTTTCTTCTCTTGAGCCGTGTGACTTTGCCATAGCTGCCGACAGCGGAATGTATGCCGCGCTGAATATGGATATTGTACCTCAGCTTTTTATCGGAGACTTTGACTCCTTTGATGTGAATCGGCTGTCAACAAAAAACCGCAGGCTTGTTCAAAGCATCAAAACCATGACCTATCCCGTCAAAAAGGACCTTACCGACAGTATGATAGCCATTGAGGCGGCTGTTGAAAGGGGTGCAGACAATATAGTTATTCTGGGCGCACTGGGCGGACGGCTGGACCATACGCTTTCCAATGTTTTCATGCTGAAGAATTTGCGTGACAGAGACGTCACGGCTGTTATAGACAACGGAAGAAATGCCGTGCGTTACATTCATAATGAGGCGATAAAGATTAAAAAACGTTATAAATACATATCTCTTCTTGCTCTCGACGGTGACGCCTCGGGAGTAAGCATAAGTGGTGTTGAATATCCGCTTGACAACGCAGTGCTTAAGTCTGATTTCCCGTATGCGGTCAGCAACCGCATTTCAGGAGATGAGTGCAGTATAACGGTAAAAGACGGCGGTCTTTTGGTGGTGGAAAGCCATGAGTAAAAAAACCGTTGTTCTGTTTGCCCTCAACAGCTCATACAGTCATACAAATTCGGCTGTAAGGCTTCTGAAAAAGTATTATGAAAGCCTTTTTTCCACCGACACGCTTGAAATAAAGCTGATGGAACGGAATATGGGCGACCGTGACCTTGATATTATAAATGAGTTGTGCAGTATCAATGCGGACGCATACGGATTTTCGGTGTACATCTGGAACAGAATCAGGATGCTTGATTTTGCACGCACCGTAAAGTCGCTTTTGCCACACAGCTTTGTGTTTTTCGGCGGACCTGAAATTTCCTTTGAGGATGAAAGCTTTTTTGATGAAAATCCTTATGCCGACAGCATCATTCGCGGCGAGGGCGAAAAAGCATTTGTACGGCTTTGCGAGGACTTGCTTTTGGATATGCCGCTTGAAAAGCTTTATGACGGCGAGCATCTTACCTCAGAGGAATTTGAGCTTTTGGGTAATCCGTACAGTGACGAAACACAAAGTATAGCGGGCAAGCTGGTTTATCTGGAAAGCGTTCGCGGATGTCCGTACAGCTGTTCCTACTGTCTGTCCTGCAATGACAAAGATATACGAGCGAAATCTGCGGATGCAACACTAAGGGAATTGGAAGAACTGAGAAACAGCGGAATAAACGTTGTTAAATTTGTGGACAGAACCTTCAATTACGATGTAAAACGCTGTGTGCAGCTTTTAAGATGCATAATAGATGCGAATTTTCCCTTTTGTTGCCATTTTGAAATGTGCGCTTCGCTTATTGATGAGGATACCCTTGAAGTACTAAAGACCGCACCGCCCGACAAAATACGGCTTGAATGCGGTGTTCAGAGTATTAATCCCAAAACTCTCAAAGCCATCAACCGCCCCGATACTACCGAAAAAACGCTTGCGGTGATTGAAAAACTCAGCAGAATACCTGCCGTTACACTGCACCTGGACCTTATTGCAGGGCTGCCTCATGAGACCATGGAAACCTTTGCTGCAGCATACAACAGGCTTTTCGGTAAATGCGAAATGCTTCAGGTGGGATTTTTGAAGCTTCTGCACGGCACACCAATGCGTAAAGAAAGCGAAGGGTATGTGTATCTGCACTATCCGCCATACACTGTGCTTCAGACTCCCGGTATGACACGGGAACAGCTTAACATTCTGCAGGATATTGCCTATCTCACCGATAAATACCCCAATTCGGGTGCTTTTGAAAATACATTTGAGTTTTTCAGAATAACCGACCCGTTTGCGTTTATGACAGAGCTGAGAAGCTTTATTCTTAAATGCGATAACACGCAGGTTCTGAATAAGAGACTTTCGAGGCGGGACAGCTTTGAGTATCTTTTTAAGTTCCTTTCCCGCACCAATGATACAAAAATCGTGGCTTCCTGTCTGAGGCTTGATTTTCTTATGAATGAAAACATTATGCCGCCGCTGTTTTTGTCGCCTTGTGAAAGCGAAAAAGCGGACAAAGCTGCTCAGGATGTCGCCGAGTCATTTATCAAAGTGCGCCTGGGAGTGAAGCCCTCTGAGCGCGGTCTTGTGTATGTGGGACGTTTTTCGCACCTGGATAACAAGCTCGTTATCTGCAATCGCAACAATAAAGAGCTTTATGTTTTGGATAAATAGCACAAAAGAAAAAAATAATTTTGTGCAAAAGTAAGAAAGTCAAATTTGTTGTTGATTTAATAACATTTTAGTGGTAT encodes the following:
- the def gene encoding peptide deformylase, whose translation is MAILTIVKEGDDILRKKSRPVEEITPRIITLLNDMYETLTDVGGAGLAAVQVGVLRRLFIVIDEDGKLYELINPEIVSAEGKQEEMEGCLSLPGKWGYTERPAKVTIRGLDRNGVMQTYTGEGLLARAFCHENDHLDGIIYTDKATHMLTQEELEELEAEQNREERRARRLRKHGRND
- a CDS encoding methionyl-tRNA formyltransferase, whose translation is MNILFMGTPDFASASLEAIAQRYSAQNTVTVVTSPDKPRGRSMKMSFSAVKESALKLGIEVFQPENLKKENFEETLNTLNPDIIVVAAYGKILPEYVLNYPKYGCINVHASLLPEYRGAAPINRCIIDGKTQTGITIMKMEKGLDTGDILMAESTPIGEDENVGQLFDRLTEMGARMAVQAIEKLVNGELTPVKQDDALATYAAKLDTETQTIDFSRDTVSIRNLIRGLSPYPAALTKHEQSGKIVKIFSARISDEKYPDAVFGEIVSLNKSVGVKCGDGVLLVDELAMEGSKRMSAVDFINGRKVLKGDRFI
- a CDS encoding zinc metallopeptidase; this translates as MPFFYMDYWYVILVIPAVIFSLIAQGMVTSTFNKYSKIMGRRGITGADAARRILDANGLRHIRIEPVSGNLTDHFDPKAGVIRLSESVYGSTSVAAIGVASHEAGHAVQHGVGYFPIKVRTAIVPICNIGSNLAMPLVILGLLLSFEGLAMLGVMLFGLAVVFQLVTLPVEFNASRRALKIIDDTGMLDDSELKGSKKVLTAAAMTYVAAMAVALANFLRLLFIVTGRSRRD
- the rsmB gene encoding 16S rRNA (cytosine(967)-C(5))-methyltransferase RsmB, whose amino-acid sequence is MAEQITARRLAFHSLLKCHRDKKYSNIELDSVISKNKLDPRERALLTALVYGVIEKRITLDFIISRLSSRPLDDIVPAVMTALEMGIYQILYFDRVPDSAACNESVEIAKKTAGNGAANFVNALLRETVRRKDSIFSLFDGLEENERMSVEYSVPVWMVKLFTNCYGREKAVEILQAFGGKSYMTLHANTLKITPQQLTQRLEADGIKAVCREDVKSAVELMQNVPITALSGYEGLYFIQDAASQLAVQKLGAKPGDTIIDCCACPGGKSIACALDMNNSGKILSMDLHKNKLSLIEKSAGLMGVDIITTLEHDGTQPLDEYIGKADKVVCDVPCSGLGVVHKKPDIRHKSPEDIARLPQTQKKILAASAQYLKVGGRLLYSTCTLNKAENEDITDEFLSESPSFKRIFSTTLFPVLKDEMVQNDGFYIDVLERVM
- the rlmN gene encoding 23S rRNA (adenine(2503)-C(2))-methyltransferase RlmN; this encodes MDCRKDIKSLLLSELQEDFISQKIEKYRAAQVYSWLYKGVDDFDDMKNLPVTLRQKLDENYYIEKLTVKKKLVSKIDGTTKFLFETRDGEHVESVLMHYEHGDSACISTQIGCKMGCTFCASSHLGFARNLTPSEMLSQIDMISRECNCRVSNVVLMGIGEPLDNYDNVIKFLRLLNAPEGFNIGYRHISLSTCGLCEKIGQLAEEKMPLTLSISLHAPFDEMRTKMMPVNKKYNINKLMDACRSYLEVTGRRISFEYALIGGVNDSAECAEKLASLLKGMLCHVNLIPVNTVKESGYVSSTNQKEFISVLEKRGINVTVRRRMGADIEAACGQLRRKTEG
- a CDS encoding Stp1/IreP family PP2C-type Ser/Thr phosphatase, with translation MEFYGMTDVGRMRSNNEDSFRMCRLQCGAVLAVVCDGMGGAAGGSQASSTACETFTNVILNNENVFIDPEGGLKPKTARSAMLTAVNKANTAVYNMSVMNSELTGMGTTLAACLIYKDTVMAVNVGDSRIYAVKDEKATRISKDHSYVQALVDEGVITEEEAENHPKKNIIMRAVGIDDHVETDFFVTAADMDYILLCSDGLTSYIGDSALGDFFGQGTLENKVTDMVDFANNSGGSDNITAVVIDLKGGNA
- the pknB gene encoding Stk1 family PASTA domain-containing Ser/Thr kinase, giving the protein MENTEKYNSFVGKTLDNRYKVLEVVGVGGMAVVLKAQDTVMNRTVAIKVLNDEYNRDESAVQRFVNESKAVAMLSHPNIVNIFDVAFGSNMKYIVMEYIDGKSLDEYMRAKGKMTWKDAVYITDQILLALEHAHEKGIVHRDVKPQNIMILRNGSVKVADFGIATLPNIENIPSQNKAIGTVYYMSPEQACGQTTDFATDLYSLGVMMYEMTTGVLPFDGENTNEIASKQVNEMPRDPRSIEITIPRGLEQIILRAMEKDPKARYGSAHNMRRMIQILRNNPSIVFADGSNRPGNTDSVHTTEQGDKKSATQTFSKVIPATIPISNIPVNRNEKPSGDTQHVDAVDAGKKNSRKTDPVKQGTGENKKVIKNNTDNKNSNKRPVGKNTMFPIILGVALAFLVVVVVGGAVLAASIFENSTGVGTIYEIPEYIGMEYGEELKNKIIADNLVLKDVKYEYDLESSKDYVVAQNPAPNSKRKTRDLILTVSLGSRTVIMQDLTMCIYTKAEVYLNNMGLKPVIKKVNDPSVMENYIIKTEPAPGDTVTVGDEIILYVSMGDDTEFYLMPDFVGSTDEETQRILTENNIVNVEKVIRKSDRPTGEILEQNIAPDTNIPKKTAKLILVVSEYDESLDPNVPPADLPVSVIPSEEPVEGDTQPEEPVEGDNRPEEPVEGDTQPEEAVSDTPAGIQNPEASELQPVEPQLPEHVPENTQIAGEQTEI
- the rsgA gene encoding ribosome small subunit-dependent GTPase A encodes the protein MSEQKYYGRVLGCNGGLYYVDSKDRIYECFAKGTFRYEKLTPLAGDRAEFVLEGDTGYITDILERKNELIRPPMANLDKLFVICAAKSPMPSTLNIDKLCAIAHNRGIEVVIVINKCELDPDTARELGDVYSKCGYKTVLLQDSPHDPETVKNKLLEETVGGVVAFAGASGVGKTTVINALYPDFLLQTGDISQKTGRGKHTTRQTRLFKIQGHDDAYIADTPGFSLLDFERFFFFRKEELPYSFCEFEKYLGSCKYVKCTHTKEEGCAVLEAVKKGEIPLSRHQSYLDLYESLKKQKEWELKKS
- a CDS encoding thiamine diphosphokinase, which codes for MGVEEVLTAYVFCGGEFFADGFSSLEPCDFAIAADSGMYAALNMDIVPQLFIGDFDSFDVNRLSTKNRRLVQSIKTMTYPVKKDLTDSMIAIEAAVERGADNIVILGALGGRLDHTLSNVFMLKNLRDRDVTAVIDNGRNAVRYIHNEAIKIKKRYKYISLLALDGDASGVSISGVEYPLDNAVLKSDFPYAVSNRISGDECSITVKDGGLLVVESHE
- a CDS encoding DUF4080 domain-containing protein; its protein translation is MSKKTVVLFALNSSYSHTNSAVRLLKKYYESLFSTDTLEIKLMERNMGDRDLDIINELCSINADAYGFSVYIWNRIRMLDFARTVKSLLPHSFVFFGGPEISFEDESFFDENPYADSIIRGEGEKAFVRLCEDLLLDMPLEKLYDGEHLTSEEFELLGNPYSDETQSIAGKLVYLESVRGCPYSCSYCLSCNDKDIRAKSADATLRELEELRNSGINVVKFVDRTFNYDVKRCVQLLRCIIDANFPFCCHFEMCASLIDEDTLEVLKTAPPDKIRLECGVQSINPKTLKAINRPDTTEKTLAVIEKLSRIPAVTLHLDLIAGLPHETMETFAAAYNRLFGKCEMLQVGFLKLLHGTPMRKESEGYVYLHYPPYTVLQTPGMTREQLNILQDIAYLTDKYPNSGAFENTFEFFRITDPFAFMTELRSFILKCDNTQVLNKRLSRRDSFEYLFKFLSRTNDTKIVASCLRLDFLMNENIMPPLFLSPCESEKADKAAQDVAESFIKVRLGVKPSERGLVYVGRFSHLDNKLVICNRNNKELYVLDK